In Anaerolineae bacterium, a single window of DNA contains:
- a CDS encoding MFS transporter has product MTTAEQSQRPSLWQLLKRKEVFGWTMYDWGNSAFATIIMAAVLPVYYSKVAGSTLPGNTATVYWAYTTSIALLIVALISPVLGAMADFSGAKKRYLTGFALFGILGTALLYGVYSGDWLKASIFYIIGNVGFAGANVFYDGLLPHVAAENERDMVSAAGYALGYLGGGLLLAVSLGLIMTAPDEKVGFFTRLSFLMTAIWWLVFTIPLWVWVPEPVRRVLKREAGMNPVQAGFSRLAHTFRKVQRYDELWKFLLAFWLYNDGIGTIIKMATIYGAEIGIGSTDLIGTLLLVQFVGIPFSFFFGWLAGKIGTKRAIYITLAVYTLISIGGYFMSAAWHFWLLGLAVATVQGGSQALSRSLFSQMVPKSQSAEFFGFFSVSSKFAGIFGPLLFGLVGQLMGSSRLSIVSIILFFILGGYILTKVDVEAGMQVAKEEEALLAQEAVGA; this is encoded by the coding sequence ATGACCACTGCGGAGCAATCCCAACGGCCCAGTCTGTGGCAATTGCTCAAGCGCAAAGAAGTCTTCGGCTGGACAATGTACGATTGGGGCAACTCGGCCTTTGCCACCATCATTATGGCGGCGGTATTACCCGTCTACTACAGCAAAGTGGCCGGTTCGACCTTGCCGGGGAACACGGCCACGGTATATTGGGCCTACACCACCTCCATCGCATTGCTCATTGTGGCGTTGATCAGCCCGGTGTTGGGGGCGATGGCCGATTTCAGCGGGGCCAAGAAGCGCTACCTGACTGGCTTCGCCCTCTTCGGCATCCTGGGGACCGCTTTGCTGTACGGTGTGTATTCCGGCGACTGGCTTAAGGCGTCCATCTTCTACATCATCGGCAATGTGGGGTTTGCCGGAGCCAATGTGTTTTACGACGGCCTGCTTCCCCATGTGGCCGCGGAAAACGAGCGGGATATGGTCTCGGCCGCGGGATACGCTTTGGGCTACCTGGGGGGCGGTTTGCTCCTGGCGGTCAGTCTGGGTCTGATCATGACCGCCCCCGACGAAAAGGTGGGTTTCTTCACCCGTCTGTCCTTCCTGATGACCGCCATCTGGTGGCTGGTTTTCACCATCCCGTTGTGGGTTTGGGTGCCTGAGCCGGTCCGGCGCGTGCTCAAACGAGAGGCCGGCATGAACCCCGTGCAGGCCGGGTTTAGCCGGCTGGCCCACACCTTCCGTAAGGTGCAGCGTTACGATGAGTTGTGGAAGTTCCTGCTGGCCTTTTGGCTTTATAACGATGGTATCGGTACCATTATCAAAATGGCCACGATTTACGGGGCAGAGATCGGTATTGGCTCGACCGACCTCATCGGCACCTTGTTGCTGGTGCAGTTCGTTGGCATCCCCTTTTCCTTCTTCTTCGGCTGGTTGGCGGGCAAAATCGGTACCAAGCGGGCCATCTACATCACCCTGGCGGTCTATACCCTGATCTCTATCGGCGGCTACTTCATGAGCGCGGCCTGGCATTTCTGGCTGCTGGGGCTGGCGGTAGCCACCGTGCAGGGTGGTTCTCAAGCGCTGAGCCGTTCGCTCTTCAGCCAGATGGTGCCCAAGAGCCAATCGGCCGAGTTTTTCGGCTTCTTCAGCGTTTCGTCCAAATTCGCGGGTATTTTCGGCCCTTTGCTCTTTGGGCTGGTGGGCCAACTAATGGGCAGCAGCCGCCTGAGCATCGTCTCCATCATCCTGTTCTTCATTCTGGGCGGGTACATCCTGACCAAAGTGGATGTGGAAGCCGGGATGCAAGTAGCCAAGGAAGAAGAGGCTTTGCTGGCCCAGGAAGCCGTGGGCGCCTGA
- a CDS encoding PaaI family thioesterase, which produces MKKSSPPPDTRPLPDHGPCFVCGHSNPQSIGVTWFAQPDGRITATVIFTEAQQGPPGFAHGGASAAVLDEAMGAAIWSAGHTVVAVNLNVDYHRPVPLGQPVSVEARITGCDSRAMYTQAELRLPDGRVAVSARGIYVEAPHLFNEEAVRSWLGSHEARKPDQN; this is translated from the coding sequence ATGAAGAAATCATCCCCTCCCCCAGATACGCGGCCCCTCCCCGATCACGGGCCGTGTTTCGTTTGTGGCCATAGCAACCCGCAGAGCATCGGCGTCACCTGGTTCGCCCAGCCCGATGGCCGCATTACGGCCACGGTGATTTTTACCGAAGCCCAACAAGGGCCGCCCGGTTTCGCCCACGGCGGCGCTTCGGCGGCCGTGCTCGACGAAGCCATGGGCGCGGCGATCTGGAGCGCCGGGCACACCGTGGTCGCCGTCAATCTCAATGTGGACTACCATCGCCCCGTGCCGTTGGGCCAGCCCGTCAGCGTGGAGGCCCGCATCACTGGTTGCGATAGCCGCGCCATGTACACCCAGGCCGAACTGCGCCTGCCTGATGGCCGGGTGGCCGTGAGCGCCCGCGGTATTTATGTGGAAGCTCCCCATCTCTTCAACGAGGAAGCCGTGCGCTCCTGGTTGGGGAGCCACGAAGCGAGAAAGCCAGACCAGAACTGA
- a CDS encoding 1,4-dihydroxy-2-naphthoate polyprenyltransferase, which yields MERQTSWTQTQIWIMAARPKTLPAAIAPVLAGLGLAAHQGPIHWPTAGVTLLTALLLQIGVNFVNDVQDFEKGADTVGERLGPPRATALGLVTPQAMWRATWLTFGLALALGLYLVWVGGWPILAIGLSAILAALAYTGGPYPLAYHGLGEVFVFLYFGLFAVVGTYWLQRHAVTPLAWWAGAWLGLLNTGILTVNNYRDLANDAQAGKHTLAVRLGPQRTRRFYALLLGLPYLLPTVLVGLGRAPLGVLLVWLSAPMAALAARAIGRLQGRELNALLALTGKLTLLYGGLLALGMLLF from the coding sequence ATGGAAAGGCAAACCTCTTGGACGCAGACGCAAATTTGGATCATGGCCGCACGCCCTAAGACCCTGCCGGCGGCTATCGCGCCGGTTCTCGCCGGCCTGGGTTTGGCCGCCCACCAGGGCCCCATTCACTGGCCGACGGCGGGGGTCACCCTTCTGACGGCGCTGCTGCTTCAAATCGGTGTGAACTTCGTCAACGATGTGCAAGACTTCGAAAAAGGGGCCGACACCGTGGGCGAACGGTTAGGCCCACCACGGGCCACGGCCTTAGGCCTGGTCACCCCTCAGGCCATGTGGCGGGCGACCTGGCTCACCTTCGGGCTGGCGTTGGCCCTGGGGCTTTACCTGGTCTGGGTCGGCGGCTGGCCCATTCTCGCCATCGGCCTGTCCGCCATCCTCGCCGCGCTGGCCTACACTGGCGGGCCGTATCCCCTGGCCTATCATGGGCTGGGCGAGGTCTTCGTGTTTCTCTACTTCGGCCTGTTCGCCGTGGTGGGCACCTACTGGCTACAACGCCACGCCGTTACCCCCCTGGCCTGGTGGGCCGGAGCCTGGCTGGGCCTGCTCAACACAGGGATCCTCACCGTCAACAACTACCGCGACTTAGCCAACGACGCCCAGGCGGGCAAGCATACCCTGGCCGTACGCTTGGGTCCCCAGAGGACGCGCAGGTTTTACGCTTTGCTCCTGGGGCTGCCCTACCTGCTTCCCACCGTACTGGTGGGCCTGGGCAGGGCGCCTTTGGGGGTGTTGCTGGTCTGGCTCTCGGCCCCCATGGCGGCGCTGGCCGCGCGCGCAATAGGGCGCCTGCAGGGGCGAGAACTGAACGCCCTGCTGGCCCTGACCGGGAAGTTGACCTTGTTGTATGGTGGACTGTTGGCCCTGGGAATGCTCCTGTTCTGA